The Anastrepha ludens isolate Willacy chromosome X, idAnaLude1.1, whole genome shotgun sequence genome includes a window with the following:
- the LOC128869868 gene encoding uncharacterized protein LOC128869868: MGTTRWKNLAYADDLALIAGSPEEMRLLLTTAEAEAKKIGLRFNPGKCATLHLRGKGGKQRAVPTEFIMDDEPVKALQAGQAYQHLGIPTGYQVRQTPVATIEQLITDVRTVDDSLLTQWQKFDAVATFILPRLDFVMRGAKVRKAGLTAADKAIKRAGKRWLNLPQRASPEVVFIPPYRGGGGLLPLADLADVLTVAHAFRMLTCADGSVSALARETLSDTVQRKLKRPPVQQDIAEYLSGSLEGELFGPSTDNSSFWSRVRVATRRQAAQLELKWRHDGGRDELSLECKSSRGRTVIIPPEARTQVINRLRTAIQEHYLATLLAKPDQGKVYEVSSGVRVANHFMRSGSYTRFAEWHFVHRARLDVLPLNGARRWGEGDKRCRRCNHALESLPHVLCHCTPHSAARQLRHDAIVARVAKAVKLPGTMTINQTVAGVSGGNLSALRPDIIIRNETTRSVTIVDITVPFENRRESFAEARDEKIRKYTPLAVALHSRGYNVEVEAILVGALDTWDPCNEPVLRRLRVNQRYASMMRRLVVSDTIHWSRDIYVEHASGVRQYSAPPGERPG; this comes from the coding sequence ATGGGGACCACGCGATGGAAGAACTTAGCGTACGCCGATGACCTTGCTTTGATTGCTGGCAGCCCGGAGGAGATGAGACTGTTGCTGACGACCGCGGAGGCTGAAGCCAAGAAGATCGGGCTCAGGTTTAATCCTGGAAAATGCGCCACCCTCCATCTTAGGGGCAAGGGCGGTAAGCAGCGCGCAGTACCCACTGAGTTCATCATGGACGATGAGCCAGTGAAGGCGCTCCAAGCGGGACAAGCCTACCAACATCTAGGAATACCAACTGGCTACCAAGTGAGACAAACACCCGTTGCCACCATTGAGCAGCTCATCACTGATGTTAGGACGGTGGATGACTCTCTGCTAACCCAATGGCAGAAGTTTGACGCCGTAGCCACTTTCATCTTACCAAGGCTAGATTTCGTGATGAGGGGAGCTAAGGTCCGGAAGGCGGGCCTCACAGCGGCGGACAAAGCCATCAAGAGAGCAGGCAAACGCTGGCTGAACCTTCCGCAGCGCGCCAGTCCGGAGGTGGTCTTCATACCTCCGTATAGGGGTGGTGGAGGGTTGCTTCCGTTGGCGGACCTGGCAGACGTACTCACGGTAGCTCATGCGTTCAGGATGTTAACCTGTGCGGATGGATCCGTGAGCGCGTTGGCGAGGGAGACGCTGTCGGATACGGTTCAGCGGAAGCTGAAAAGACCACCAGTGCAGCAGGACATCGCTGAATACCTCTCTGGCTCATTGGAGGGGGAGTTATTTGGGCCCAGCACCGACAATTCCTCATTTTGGTCACGTGTCAGAGTGGCAACGAGACGCCAAGCTGCGCAGCTGGAGCTGAAATGGAGACACGATGGCGGCCGGGACGAACTATCGCTGGAGTGTAAGAGCTCTAGAGGCAGAACAGTCATCATCCCCCCAGAGGCCAGGACCCAGGTGATCAACCGGCTGAGAACGGCCATACAGGAGCATTACCTCGCGACGCTCCTCGCGAAGCCAGACCAGGGAAAAGTCTACGAGGTTTCATCTGGTGTAAGGGTCGCCAATCATTTTATGAGAAGCGGCAGCTACACCAGGTTTGCCGAGTGGCATTTTGTCCACCGCGCCCGGCTCGACGTGCTCCCATTAAACGGGGCACGAAGATGGGGTGAGGGGGACAAGCGCTGCCGTAGATGTAATCACGCCCTGGAATCCTTGCCGCACGTGCTGTGCCACTGCACACCTCACTCGGCAGCGAGACAACTGCGCCATGACGCTATTGTAGCAAGAGTGGCAAAAGCTGTCAAACTGCCTGGCACCATGACCATCAACCAGACAGTTGCGGGAGTCTCTGGCGGGAATCTCTCAGCACTAAGGCCGGACATTATCATCAGGAACGAGACCACGAGGTCCGTCACCATAGTGGACATAACCGTGCCATTCGAGAACCGACGGGAGAGTTTCGCAGAGGCGCGGGACGAGAAGATAAGGAAGTATACCCCGCTGGCTGTTGCGCTGCATTCACGAGGCTACAATGTGGAGGTAGAGGCGATCCTCGTTGGTGCCCTGGACACCTGGGACCCATGCAACGAGCCGGTGCTGAGACGCCTGCGTGTTAACCAACGCTACGCGTCTATGATGCGCCGTCTAGTTGTATCTGACACCATCCACTGGTCACGGGACATATACGTGGAGCACGCCTCTGGGGTGAGACAATATTCTGCTCCTCCTGGGGAGCGCCCTGGCTAG